A genomic segment from Sparus aurata chromosome 10, fSpaAur1.1, whole genome shotgun sequence encodes:
- the LOC115590319 gene encoding high affinity immunoglobulin gamma Fc receptor I-like has translation MEETRLLRLLFVTSLLSGCTHQASLKISPHRSQLFVGESVSLRCEEDDSSDGWTVKRNTTKGTRTQCGAGSFCNISYILTSDSGVYWCESTGGAASSSINITVVTGGAVILQSPVLPVMEGDDVTLTCTTKTSNLSAAFYKDGSFIRTEPTGHMTIQNVSRSDEGLYKCNTSSHGESPPSWITVTGNDLPVSIKMAPTTQAEQGLADEYDDVMAAVTTEHHL, from the exons ATGGAGGAAACACGTCTGCTGCGTCTGCTCT ttGTGACGTCACTGCTGAGCGGCTGCACACACCAAG cctctctgaagATCAGTCCTCACAGATCTCAGCTGTTTGTAGGagagtctgtctctctgaggtgtgaggaggacgacagctctgatggatggACGGTGAAGAGGAACACGACTAAAGGAACCAGGACTCAATGTGGAGCTGGTTCCTTCTGTAACATCAGCTACATCCTCACATCTGACAGTGGAGTTTACTGGTGTGAGTCCACAGGCGGAGCAGCCAGTagcagcatcaacatcactgtcGTCACTG gtggagcagtgatcctgcagagtcctgtcctccctgtgatggagggagatgatgtcactctcaCCTGCACAACAAAGACTTCAAACCTCTCAGCTGCTTTCTATAAAGATGGCTCCTTCATCAGGACTGAGCCTACAGGTCACATGACCATCCAAAATGTTTCCAGgtctgatgaaggactctacaAGTGTAACACCAGCAGTCATGGAGAGTCTCCACCCAGCTGGATCACTGTCACAG GAAATGACCTGCCCGTCTCCATTAAGATGGCTCCTACCACCCAGGCTGAGCAGGGATTGGCTGATGAGTACGATGATGTCATGGCTGCTGTCACCACAGAGCATCACCTCTGA